In Candidatus Methylomirabilota bacterium, the following proteins share a genomic window:
- a CDS encoding amidohydrolase family protein, with protein FWETAQELEMPIAFHVIVRDRQWFRQWQRKDPSDALFSIAFLAIDVMAAFTQMLASGMFERYPRLKCAVLEAGSNWIAAWLDRLDHKYRVMKRHTPIRMEPSDYFRRQCLISADPDESVTAQMVEHLGADYFIWASDYPHIDASFGVVCELKERLAPLAEDARRKVLGLNAQRFYQLAG; from the coding sequence TTCTGGGAGACGGCGCAGGAGCTCGAGATGCCGATCGCCTTCCACGTGATCGTCCGAGATCGGCAGTGGTTCCGTCAGTGGCAGCGGAAGGATCCCTCCGACGCCCTCTTCAGCATCGCGTTCCTCGCCATCGACGTGATGGCCGCCTTCACCCAGATGCTGGCATCGGGGATGTTCGAGCGCTACCCGCGTCTCAAGTGCGCGGTGCTGGAGGCCGGCTCGAACTGGATCGCGGCGTGGCTCGACCGGCTCGATCACAAGTACCGCGTGATGAAGCGCCACACGCCGATCCGGATGGAGCCGAGCGACTACTTCCGCCGGCAGTGCCTGATCTCCGCCGACCCGGACGAGTCCGTCACCGCGCAGATGGTCGAGCATCTCGGCGCCGACTACTTCATCTGGGCGTCGGACTATCCGCACATCGATGCGTCGTTCGGCGTCGTTTGCGAGCTCAAGGAGCGGCTGGCGCCGCTCGCAGAGGACGCGCGCCGCAAGGTGCTCGGACTGAACGCCCAGCGCTTCTACCAGCTCGCCGGCTGA